TTTCTCCCTAATTGGGTCTTGGCCAGTTCCCCTTTCATATGTCAGCAACCGAAGACTAACACGTGCTTCCACCAGGACACGTGACACGTCACAGCATAACACGTTTGGAGGAAAGCGTTACCAACTTTTCACATGCATGAGCTCAAAGACACTCATGAtcggctagtgtcactgtgattgacaggcatgcccctcccacccagacagctcAATCAGTTGTGCTCCCTGAACTCCTGGACGTGGATGGTTGTGACATCGTCGGGTTTCTCCGTAGGTTAGAGCACACACTTTTCTGTTACTCGTGTgaaataatgattataataatcaCGCCACATAAAGGCTGAGGAAAAGAAGGAGAAACGCGTCCCCGGTTTTCCAGTGCCTGATTTCCTCGGGCAggtttcaggtcttttgtgtggtttGTGAGGTGTAGCTGGGGTGGAAATTTCTCTGAAACCTGTAAACCCTGGTGATGATGTTACCTCCCACACAGCTGAACAGAAGCACGTCTAAAAGCCTTCACCTCCAGCTGTTAGAGTGAACcctggatgaatggatgatcTCGACTCTCAACTGCCTGGAGaattcactagatagtagcTTACAGCATAAATCCTGCGTGATGACGTCTCTCCACTTCAGTCTGAGGTTCCCGTCATCATTAACGTCAGCACCAAAACGTACGTCACAAGCCACTGCTTCTCTGAGGGTTTATTTTGGATGACTTTGATGGCAGAATCGTCTCGCTTCTCCTCACCGTGTTGAGATGATATCACAGAATTCCTGCTTGGGGAAGTTCTTGGGAATTATGAGTTGGAGATCCGGAAATTGAAACTGTTCCTTTCCTCTCGATGAGCGCAGCATTAGGGCTTTGTTTACAAGCGTAAGCGACTCACTGGTCCTTCAGCGTTTACAGATTAAAAGTCTTTCTGCAGTTAAAATGAACGCCACTGACTGCAGGAGCTTCGGTGAATGTGGATGGAACACAGCTTAcatgttaatgttttatttttgagtATATTATCACGTAATTTAAAAACTATTACTTCAGAAAGTtgttaaaaatgtcactttgatGTGAAATGTCAGAAGGAACAGAGTTCTGTTGAAGCTCTTCAGTAAGGACGTGTGGATAACTCATCCTTCTGGTCAGGACAGACTTTAACCTGGCGCGTGATTAGCGAGCCTCGTCCTGAACACCTGAACACTGGTGTGTGTTAATAATCGCAGTGTATCGTGTAAGCAGCTGTAGTTTACTGTCATTTAACACGTGATGCAGTAAAGCACTCAGATTTTAAACGTGTTATTTTTACAAAGGAATTGTGATGTGTGTACGCTGCAGTGTTCTGACTCCAGTTTACCCACAATGCCTCAGTGTTAAAGCCAGTTTATCTGTAACGGAGCCTGTGTGAGACTCTGTGATAGTGTGACTCTGTTGTGTTTAatctgtgtaactgtgtaagtAAAGTTTCTCATGCATTCTCATGACTTTGCcaagtttttatatatttatatatatttctttatttatttattcattttacatgTAACTTTATAAATTAGTCACATGAATCAGATTCTGCAGCTGTTATCTAGATGAACAAGTCTAATCTATTCATCTTATTTTTCACTTTACAGCCTTCATGTTCACAAATTACACACTAagctacacacagagagataatGGGGCGTGGTCATGTTAAGGGTTCCACAGAGATAATGGGGCGTGGTCATGTAAATGAGATCAGGGGTATAAAATCTGATGCACGATGTGTTACTGAGCTGCATTAGAACCTGAGAACTTACAGGAACTCGTTATAAAACCACTGAGATTCTGCTTTCATCTGTTTTaaccaccagggggcgccaCAGCACAGCAGCCAAGCTGTACAGCCTCagttacagtaataataataattattattattattattattattatttattaacagcATATAGATCAtcttaatttttattaatttataatattatagTAAGTTTCtaacacagaacaaaacaagaacaaacaGATAAACTGATAAATAAGCTGTGGGAAGAAATAAACATCTTTATAGTAAACAATCTTGAAAATATTTTCCCCCTAAAATTTCCTTTGAATTCTCCACATCCATTTCCACACAGTCGTCATGTTTACTTTAAAACTTCACcagtgtttttatttcgccACTTAAACTGAAATAACTGGCTGAAACGCACTGAAACTGAAATGAACTTCAGTACAGAAATCCCCAAACTCTTCAGCTTCTATCACTTAGCACTTCCGCCCGGGTTGTGACGTCATCACGCAGGGATTCGTGCACTTTTAAGTTTTTGCTAGAATCAGAATTTTCACTCCTATCCACAATGATGATCATGGatgtaaattaataaattatattttaaacttAACATTTAAGTCATTTACAATATTTCAGAAGCcagaagtttaaaataataataataataataaacataataatataaattattataaaaaatataataaataatacataaaactGTTGTTTTAAGTGTGAATCAACAAACTactgagaaataaaacatcacttggtgattataatataaaaattagaCTGTTATCTGGGAATAAAATGTTCCTGTCTCACAGGCAGGTGAAAGTTCTTAAAACATGTTTGGTTCCTAAAAGAACGCATGAAGTTCCCATAAAGGTTCCTGTagcagaaagtgtgtgtgtgtgagtgtatggtgTATGAGGAGTCTATATATAAGATGAGGTACAGAGTGAGGTGTGACTCTGAGACACAGAACATCAGCTTTATTATGATTCGGAACCCGCGTGAGCTCCTCAGTGCGCGTGAACGCTGCGCGCGCACTACCTGGCTCAGGTAAACTCAGGGGCAGAGTCGGAAACAGTCCGCTCCAAACCGCGTCCGAAACCCAGGGAAGTGTGTGACcggtgagtgtgtggagtgtgtggagtgttaATGATGATAAACACGGACAGAAGGTGTCTTTagggaaaaaaactaaaatcgCTTCAGTGACAAAAACACACTTCCGCCATCGGAATCACAGCCGCGAGCGTGAACAACACCGGAGTTCCTGTCGAGTCTATGaggtgagtacacacacacacacacacacacacacacacacaaaacaaaacaaaaaacatacacacacacacaaagtttcaTCTGTCCTTTAAAATGAACTCCACACAGTCCTGCTACACACACGTTtattcggtgtgtgtgtgtgtgtgtgtgtgtgtgtgtgtgtgtgtgtgagagagagagagagagagagagagagagagagagagaaatgagcgAGCTGAGAGTAAAACTCTGTAAATACTCTTCTTGTACACTTCTTCTCTCTTACTTTTACTAAATCATTATTAACACCTTCATGTCCGCTGGCTGCTGCGTTTAAGATCAGACCAGATCAGACCAGATCAGATCAGAGGCCAGGAGATTAAACTCTTctccatttatttataatcaacTTCTAAAGTGTCAGAGGGTGGAACCTCACAATGCGTGGTAGTGAAGCTCGAAAACATGCCCGAACCCTCGCCCGAACCCTCGCCCGAACCCTCGCCCGAACCCTCGCCCGAACCCTCGCCCGAACCCTCGCCTGAACTTCTGCACTGCGGTCATTAGCAGTGTTTGTACTTCAGGGAAGGAGAATGTAGCAGTGTTTGCTGTGAGAGTGTAAATTACATCTGTACTGTAGCTGATCAACGAGCGTTTGTGTAACACGAAGCTGTTAAAGTCATCATGTACTCAGAttctgtcgtgtgtgtgtgtgtgtgtgtgcgcgcacacacgcatCACACATATgcataacacacatatacacacacatgcagcaaGCATTACACACACAGATCACGCAAgcatcgcacacacacacacacacacacacacacacgatgctGTAGACTTTAAGACACAGTTTGTTAGTAAAGTGCAGGTGACCCAGCAGGGGTTTTGACCTTGCTGTatattgatattaatattatttgttCAGTAATAAACTACAGACACCAGCGTTATTATTCACACTTTAATACTGAATaaacaaagcgctgacactggagactccttccataaatctttTCTAAATTACAGAAACTGCCTCCATATCAACCTCGTCTTTTAATCCGTCAgtggagcgtgcgctgtacacgtccctgtgaatgagccgttgctatagaaaccgtAACGTATCAGAAccagagcattaatataaacctgcgctactgtcagagccgctgttctagagaattaatcaccacctcctgaccaatcacagtccagaagcAATCTCCACAGCAGTGTTCTCTGTATTGCAGTACGGATGTTGCAGATGTGTGAACTGTGTATGTTGTGAGGTGTTCGGGGATTATGGTGATCGTACCACATGCTGTTCAGATAAAACACAACATGCTCTTCTTCAAACAATCCACTGAATCATAAACACATCGTACAGACGCAGTCACGGCAACGCAACATCAGGCTTTATCCATGTGTCtgactttatatttatacagcAGCATGAaagccacagacacacacacactcacacacactcatcctcacacacactcacacacactcatcctcacacacactcacacacactcatcctctcacacacacacactctctcacacacattcacacacacactggccatGAGGACACGATACAAATCACCTTTATAATCATGACTTTTCTTTATAACCATCAAATTAGGAGCAtaagatagtgtgtgtgtgtgtgtgtgtgtatacatgtgtgtgtgtgtgtgtgtgtgtatacatgtgtgtgtgtgtgtgtgtgtgtgtatacatgtgtgtgtgtgtgtgtgtgtgtgtgtatacatgtgtgtgtgtgtgtgtgtgtatacatgtgtgtgtgtgtgtgtgtgtgtgtatacatgtgtgtgtgtgtgtgtgtgtatacatgtgtgtgtgtgtgtgtgtgtgtatacatgtgtgtgtgtgtgtgtgtgtgtgtatacgtgtgtgtgtgtatacgtgtgtgtgtgtatacgtgtgtgtgtgtgtgtgtatacgtgtgtgtgtgtgtgtgtgtgtatacgtgtgtgtatacatgtgtgtgtgtatacatgtgtgtgtgtgtatacatgtgtgtgtgtgtatacgtgtgtgtgtgtgtgtatacatgtgtgtgtgtgtgtgtgtgtgtgtatacgtgtgtgtgtgtgtgtgtgtgtatacatgtgtgtgtgtgtgtgtatacgtgtgtgtgtgtgtgtgtatgtgtgtatatgtgtgtgtctgtatgtgtgtgtgtatatatatgtgtgtgtatatatgtgtatgtgtgtgtgtgtgtgtgtgtgtatatgtgtgtgtgtgtgtgtgtgtgtatgtgtgtgtgtgtgtgtgtgtgtgtgtgtgtgtgtgtgtgtgtgtgtgctgggagCATTCACTCCTTCCTGGCATCAAAAGCTGCACAGCATGTCCTAAAGCGTCGATTATAGAAGATTCATCTGCAGTAATAAATCAGAAACTGGACCTACGAGTCGAGCTGCGATGACTCGGGACTACTGGATTCTTCACACTGACTAAAATCTACCAAACAATATAGAAtgcatcaccacacacacacacacacacacacacacacacacacacacacacattctagcTCTATTTATAATGTAGGCAAAATACCAACAATTGTTCTATTTCTCCTGAAATCTTAAAAACCTGTTAGTGAACCATTAAAgtcataaataatgaaatgtgaGAGATATAACGAGATTATCGCCGCTACAGTGTTTCATTACTGATATCCAGGGATGTTTATCACGGATTATACAGCAGTTAGTTCCGGTTCActaatgacgtgtgtgtgtgtgtgtgtgtgtgtgtgtgtgtgtgtgtgtgtgtgtgtgtatcgctCCACTAGTCTGTGTTCACTATGTAAAACTCCAATTCTTGCACTAGTTCATTAAACTGAAATCATTACTCACGAAAGGTCATTAGAGATTAAAACCGTCTCCATGAAAATCACATTCTCCTCCACACCAGCATCAGAGGGTGGGGGTGTGGCCTAAATTATGTAGGCGGAGTTTTCATGAATTTTCATATTCTAAAGTTCATGTTtgattttgtatatttaatgtaaaatgtcCTTTTGCTGATTATAGAAGACTTGCAGGAGGAATGTTCTAGATGTTCTAACCTTCAGGATGAAATGTAAAAgtttgggggagaaaaaaaagaaagaatataaaataaataaagaaaacagaaagtcagtgtgtgtgtgtgtgtgtgtgtgtgtgtgtgtgtgtgtgtgtgtgtgtgtgtgtgtgtgtgtctcctgcCAGGTCCTGACTGAAGTGTGCAATGCCTGGACACAGCACTGGGACCAAACACAAgtcccgcccacacacacacgggtcgGGACCCTGCAGGTCCGAGTGTTGCAGGCCGAACCGATCCAGCTCTAGAAACAGCTCGAGTGGTCGGGACCCGTACCGAGATCTTCACACCACCAAACAGGAGTCGTATAGGAACCAACGGAACACGTATCAGGACTCGTACCAAGATCGCTACACTGATTTACCCCGGATCATCGACCCGCAGCCGCCCCACGGTCCTCCACACTACGCCAAAACCACCATGAGCTCATACCGAGACAATCACACCACCAATTACGATTCATACCGAGAGAATTACAAAACGAATCAGGATTCATTCCGGAATCACTACACGACCACTCAGCACCTATACCGAAATAATCAGGAACTTTATCACAACCATGCCTCGAGTCCGGATCGCAAGATGTCCCAGGATTCCTGCCGGAATTATTACACCAGCAATCAGCACTCGTTCCGAGATCAGGATTCACACCGTGATCACTGCGTTGATGCGCCACGTGCCATCGTTATCGACACCCAGCCGTCCCACAGAGCTTCTCGGAGCTGTGCTAACGGATTGATCCCGAGCGCTCCGTGCGGCTCGTGTTCCTGGTCAGACTGCCGAGCTCTGATCTGCTGCATCCTCACCTGTGGCTTTTACGGCTGCCAGCAGCCCTGCGTTCCCCCTAGTGAGAGTTCCACTGACCCGCCACCCAAATCCGAGCCGGAACCGAGGCGGCCCGAGCCCAAATCCGAGTCCAAAACCACTCACTTGCCCAGTTCTGGAAGTTTCCGTTATGGAGATGTTTGCATAGCGGGAAAGAAGGTAGTTTACTCGCCAAACTCGGACGCTCAGTCTCGGCGCAGCAGGTCCACGGCAAAGGGCGAGAGTCAAAGACCTGTTAGCAACACTAGCATTTACTCCAGAGAGGATCTGGACGTAGACGACGTGGATGACGGAGGAACCGATATTGACTCGCTAATCACCAAGAAGCTTCTGGAGCTTTATAAACTGCACCAGATCGAGCAACTGGCCAAGTGCACCTCAGACCTGTCGTTCTCACGCAAGACGAACGAGATCAGCGACCTGATCAACAGCATCGCACAGGACTACAACCTGGAGGAGCAGGAGGCCGAGTGCCGGCTCGTACACGGCGTCATACGCATCAGCACGCGCAAGTACAAGTCTCAGACTTCTAAAGGCTATAAAAGCAAAGACTACAAATCCCAGGATGCTTTGCTGCAGCCAAACGGGAGGAAAGACGGCACGCTGCCGGACAGCGGCAATGAAACCATGACCTTTACCTTCAGCACTGGTGAGTGGGCGTGGTCAAAATAATGTTACATCACGGTTCAGCTCCATTACATCACATCCTTACCAAAGTCAATACAACATGACGTCACAACGTAGATTCCAGCCTCCATGATGTCGTATTTCTGAACATTTTAACCTGCAACATCACATTCTAACCACATGACCTCGGACATCACATTCAGtttatgacctttgacctaatATTTGTGTTCCTTCTAAGATGAACCGGAGATGCTGGTGTCTGACCTGACGCCGTCTGATGAGCTGGCGAGGAAGATGAGAGGACACAGCGGGCGAAGCGGTGAGACGTGACACACCCCTCACCTTCTATCATAAATCTTTACACTCAGGGGTGAAAAAGGTTCTTTAAGGGGTCTTTGGATAAGTTCTTAATCTCTTAAAAGGTTCTGCTTGAAGTCCTTTCTCATCTGCTGACCTTACGGGTTCCTCTGGAATGTTCTGAGCGCATGTGTAGGAGTGTAGACTCTCAGAATAAAGGCTATTAAACGTGTGTGTAGGGACGCGTCCTGAATCCTACACAAGTGCTGAGTGCATGTAGTAAATCTCTGAAGCTTTACTCTAAAATGTCCTTACAGCCCGATTATGTccattaaatgattttaaaggTCACCGTATTCACATTCCCAGCTGAAGGAttcatattacatttacatttattcatttattcatttagcggacgcttttatccaaaacaacttacacatgaggaaatacaagaaaGTGATGTATGAAGCGGAGAACAACACAATAGCGCTACTGTACACGATTTATaactgagttctagaaaagcaaagtgcgcagagttgAGGTGTAAGAGTCCGAgtaccttctttcttttttttttctttttttatcttcttttttttttcaggataatgtggggttggcattttatgagttggttaggtgttcattgaagaggtgggtttttagctgttttttgaagatggtgagagagtctgtggtccagattgagattggaagtgcattccaccgctgaggaacagttagcgtgaaggttctggaaagggatcttgagccactctgagtaggtactactaaatgtcggtcgctaatcgatcgcagatcgCGTGAGGGAActtaggccttcaggagagagttgaggtagggggcgctgttccagacaaggtcttgtaggtgagcatcaaggccttgaacttgatgtgggcggctacaggaagccagtggagggagatgaagaggggtgtgacatgggttctcttgggctggttgaagacgaggcgcgctgcagcattgtgaatcatctgaaggggtttgatggagctgcccGGAGGCCCGAGAGTGGTGAGTTGCAGTAGATCAGTTTTGAGGAgataagagcctggactagtatctgtgtggcctgttcggtgaggtagggtctgattttcttgatgttgtacaggatgaacctacaggaccgtgcacttggtgagatgtggtctgtaaaggtcatcAAGAGTCACCCcgaggttcctggccgtcctggttggttCGAGTGTGGTTGAgtcgagctgtacagtgaggttgtggttgattgagggacaggctgggatgatgaGAAGGTCAAATTTTGcgaggttgagcttaaggtggtgttccctcatccggaccgagatgtccgacaggcaagcagagatgcacacagagacggatggatcgtcaggctggaaggacaaatagagctgcgtgtcatcagcataacaatgatatgagaagccacgagactcaatcacctgccctagagatgtggtgtagatagaaaagagcagtgaacccagaactgacccctgtggaacccCAGTTGTGAGGTGCTGAGTTTCAGAAGCTCCTCCCCTCCACGATACcatgaaggatctgtctgagagagaggattccacccagcgcagaaccgttccggtgatgcccaggctggagagagttgacaggggATCTGATGGTTCAGTGTTAAAGGCAGCAGAGAGGtggagtaggatgaggacagatgatctagaggttgatCTTGGTAGTCATAAAGCTTCAGTGagggaaagcagagcagtctccgtggagtgattgctcttgaagccggtctgcttggtgtccaggaggttgttctgtgtgagaacaTATTAAAGATACTGGAGATAAACCTCATGGACAAGGAAAGATCCAGGATAGTACCCTTTTCTTCTGAGAGTGTATGCGTTCATGTATAAAGTATGAGGAAGGTCTCATCTTTCTCTCGAGGCATGCAGAGTTTCTCTTCTCGTCTTCTGTAGAATAATAAAGTGCCTCGGAGGCTCAGGACCAGAATGCTCTGCAGTTTTTGTCTTCTTGAGGAAGGTTATTCTCGTTTTTCAGCCGTCAGGAGCACCGCTCTCAGCACTTTGTCGCCCACACGGCCGCGCCGGCTCGCTGCGGCGGC
This genomic interval from Ictalurus punctatus breed USDA103 chromosome 23, Coco_2.0, whole genome shotgun sequence contains the following:
- the kdf1a gene encoding keratinocyte differentiation factor 1; the encoded protein is MPGHSTGTKHKSRPHTHGSGPCRSECCRPNRSSSRNSSSGRDPYRDLHTTKQESYRNQRNTYQDSYQDRYTDLPRIIDPQPPHGPPHYAKTTMSSYRDNHTTNYDSYRENYKTNQDSFRNHYTTTQHLYRNNQELYHNHASSPDRKMSQDSCRNYYTSNQHSFRDQDSHRDHCVDAPRAIVIDTQPSHRASRSCANGLIPSAPCGSCSWSDCRALICCILTCGFYGCQQPCVPPSESSTDPPPKSEPEPRRPEPKSESKTTHLPSSGSFRYGDVCIAGKKVVYSPNSDAQSRRSRSTAKGESQRPVSNTSIYSREDLDVDDVDDGGTDIDSLITKKLLELYKLHQIEQLAKCTSDLSFSRKTNEISDLINSIAQDYNLEEQEAECRLVHGVIRISTRKYKSQTSKGYKSKDYKSQDALLQPNGRKDGTLPDSGNETMTFTFSTDEPEMLVSDLTPSDELARKMRGHSGRSAYSSGLATDSSAEPLLC